One Mauremys reevesii isolate NIE-2019 linkage group 5, ASM1616193v1, whole genome shotgun sequence genomic window carries:
- the GNPDA2 gene encoding glucosamine-6-phosphate isomerase 2 has translation MRLVILDDYDLASEWAAKYICNRIIQFKPSQGRYFTLGLPTGSTPLGCYKKLIEYHKNEDLSFKYVKTFNMDEYVGLPRNHPESYHSYMWNNFFKHIDIDPNNAHILDGNALDLQAECDAFEKKIEEAGGIDLFVGGIGPDGHIAFNEPGSSLASRTRLKTLAMDTILANAKYFDGDLSKVPTMALTVGVGTVMDAREVMILITGAHKAFALYKAIEEGVNHMWTVSAFQQHPRTIFVCDEDATLELRVKTVKYFKGLMHVHNKLVDPLYSMKEEN, from the exons ATGAGACTGGTAATTCTTGATGACTATGATTTGGCAAGTGAATGGGCAGCCAAGTACATTTGTAATCGTATTATCCAATTCAAACCAAGTCAGGGAAGATATTTTACGCTTGGCTTACCAACAG GGAGCACACCTTTGGGATGCTACAAAAAACTGATAGAATATCACAAGAATGAAGATCTTTCTTTTAAATATGTAAAGACTTTCAACATGGATGAATATGTAG GGCTTCCAAGAAATCATCCAGAGAGTTACCATTCTTATATGTGGAATAATTTCTTTAAGCATATTGACATAGATCCTAATAATGCTCACATCCTTGATGGGAATGCTCTAGACCTACAGGCAGAGTGTgatgcatttgaaaaaaaaattgaagaagcTGGGGGAATTGATCTGTTTGTTGGAG GCATTGGTCCAGATGGCCACATTGCTTTCAATGAACCAGGATCGAGTTTGGCTTCAAGAACAAGGTTAAAGACTTTAGCAATGGATACCATTTTGGCAAATGCTAAATACTTTGATGGAGACTTATCTAAAGTGCCAACTATGGCACTAACTGTTGGTGTCGGTACAGTGATGGATGCTAGAGAA GTTATGATTCTCATAACAGGTGCCCATAAAGCTTTTGCTTTGTACAAGGCAATTGAAGAAGGGGTCAATCATATGTGGACAGTTTCTGCTTTCCAGCAGCACCCTCGCACTATCTTTGTATGTGATGAAGATGCTACTTTAGAACTAAGAGTTAAAACTGTGAAATACTTCAAAG GTTTAATGCATGTTCACAATAAACTTGTGGACCCGCTGTACAGTATGAAAGAAGAAAACTGA